CTTGATGCCAGACATAGGATGACACCAGTTCTATAATGGTGCAAGAGGGTTATGTGGTCCTGGTCTAGATTTTGCGTAGGGACTATCAGGAGTTCTTCCCCTTTTAGTTATATTGGACTGAATATAGCAAGGGCTCTATGGTCATCAGGGTCTGACTGCCAGGGTGTTACTCAGGTCTTGTAGCTATTGCCATCTTAACTTTTTCATTTGAATATACTTGAGAAAAGGAAATTGGATTCTGAATATCATGAGGAATGTAAAATGAAGACTACCAAGCTGCAAAATCTACTAAATTAAGAATGAATACATAGATCTCATTGTCTCAACCGTGGTGCTATTGGCAAATTTACATTAATTGCACCATTGTTCTCTTTACAATTACCTGAGTTTGGGCCGACACAATGCTAAGGGCTCTGTAGATATGTGCATGATTTGATACTTTATTGTACTCCTTAACAGCAAAGCGAGAGGCTTCTTGAACATCCGGTCTATTGGGATCAGCTTTGGAATAACCACCGATTATAGGTCCGAAACCAATAATAGCAGGGGTAAGACACGAGGCGACAAAAAGACACACGTACAAAATCACAGCCATGGTTTTACCTGAAAGAAAAAGtacatattaataaaaataactaCTAAGTAAAAGTCTATTAGCAAAAGATTGCTGGGATAGAATAGATCACACACATGGACTCTTATAAACTAAAAAAACAACCTAAATTGCATCACATAATAAGACTCTACTTACTCCAATCTTCCCGTCTACACTCACCAAAGGACGCTTGGAAATAATTTCTGTAGGTATAAGTTCTCTGGTTTTCTCGGCTCCTCCTTCAGGTAATAGGTGTATTTTTCTATAGGCATAACCATTTATTATATATTACAAAACCAGTTCTGCCATcaattaggggtgggcgatataaacGATATATGATATAAATTCGGGCAATGATATAGATTTTGTCTATATCGCAAtagatgaccacggagcggtagtgtattgaagaagcttctcactcaccgctccgtggcctcccCACTGCGCTGCACTGGCCAGGGCCTTGCGTGGACACATAGTCAGCGtgctggctgacgctgtgtgtgatgtcaggtccctcccagtgcatgctgggaagaagatgTGCACAcactgcaggaaaggtaagtatattagcaggggcccgaatctaccgggggggggggttgcagtggatggCTAATGGCagcatggggctgatggtgctggctgtgggacatgatgatggtggcaatggcacccGGGACCTTTGTGGATCACCTGTTAGAATAGGccttgagcgccgcagcctcttcctaggccagtgacattactgtacatcagtcacatgacctagttgcagctcagcaccattcaagtcaacgggactAAGCTGAAATACCAAGCACTACCACTATACAACAAGCCAATCCGTGATATAGCAAGTAgattgagtagtgttgagcgaataggCGTTTGTGTTcgcgttatctaagaattccgtaatggattctgttaccacgggccatagacttctattatgacggaatgccctATAGGCCTCGTGACCgctgcgcctctgttcattctgtATGTGACTGCCGGAGACAGCCAAGTACAGCGCTCAGCCATCTTCTTATTTTctaatctacccccttttttatATTCGGATTGTAGATGTTTTTATCCGGAATATGATAAATAGGGTGGTAGCAGTCATGTGCGGACTGCCACTCCAGTCATTCAAGGGAACTTTatgttttttgtcatgtcaggAACATCACCCCGTGCCCGTATTATgacctgcaaacagcgggtccgcaatatgcgggtgCCGGCCATgtacacattcacttgaatgggaccgcaatccagaaggtcggtgcggaacggaggcacggaaccactTCATTCTCTCTGTGCCTCCGATGCacgtagaacatgttctatttttttgctgtgtcGACGgcccacggacccattcaagtcgaatgggtctggatccgttgcaGCAGCCACacagatggtgcccgtgcattggagaccgcaaattgcgtcccccaatgcacggaacagccgaACAACggccctgtgcatgagcccttagaaaatCCTTTAGGCTGAGGCTCAGGCCTCCCGGTCTGCCAGACTGTTCCCAATTAGATACAGCGCGCTGGAGACCAAGACGGTGCGATTCAAACTTACTCTTATTTATTGAAGACACTTATAATGTAGTGGCCAATAAAATCTCATAGAAAAGAATCTGAATactgagttagggctcatgcacacaaccgtatgtattttgcggtccacaaaaaaaggggtccgcaaaaaatacgaatgacgtccgtatacattccgtattttgcggaacggaacagctggcccctaatagaactgtactatccttgtccgtaatgcggcgaatattaggacatgttctattttttggcggaacagaaaTACAAACATGCGgagacagaatgcacacggagtaacttctgttttttttgcggatccattgaaatgaacggttccgcatacggaccaaaaaaaataaaaaccggaacggacacggaaagaatatacgttcttgtgcatgagcccttattaagCCAATCAGTTGTACCAAAAGGACTTATAGAAACACATGGCACATAatacattatgggggtcatttattaagaccagcagtttagactccggtcttaataaccccttgcgctggcagtggatccaccaaagttatgtaaaggaaccggcctctacataactttggcgcatccacattcgcttctaaatgtaagaaagcttcctagatgtcttacatttagaccattttctatacctaaaccaggcgtagaaaatgatgaatgaggggCCTTCCGACCCGTCGCCTTCCACCCCACACCCACTTTTCTAGACatggcatgagcagggaaaagttgcagattgcggcgcaaaggacctttgcaccagAAATACATGTAATATAGGCAtaattctggataataaatgaccccctataactTCAGCTTCTTGGAATGTGCGAGCTTCTACTTCTTGTGATAATACTCATCCATCAGAACTGGTGACCCCAGCCAacactttaaggctactttcattaGCTGTGGTTTTCTGTCCGCTCTGCAaaacggaacaaaccggatcTGGCATGAaaataagtcaatggtgccggatcagttttgttTTGTACCAAAATAAACGGATCCAGCTCCCActgacttacaatgattttaatGTTGGATCTGGTTTGCTGAACTTCaatttaatacaaccggatccagatGTATTAAATGAAACGGAAGCGTCTTATTCAGGTTTTTAGATCCTGTGCCGTATCTCAAAACCTGCATTTAAAAAACGCTGATGTAAaagtagcttaaaggggtattcccatcacatacaatgggagcatatcgctacaCTGAGAACTGAGCTGGGAGAGCTGTGGccggaggaccctgggtttccaggggtccgtccaccaccaagcgctcctcCCATACAAGTGTATGGGAGAACACCGCACACGCGCGGCCTGTgctcccattcatctctatggggtagacagaaatagccgagtcagcgctcggctattttcggcggccccattgaaatggagggcagctgcacatgcgcagtacaCCCTCCGTTAATATCGGTGCTCCGctctcgttgtaggtgcaggtcccagaggtgagacctgcacctatcacacaatgggggcacatcctagcgatatgtccgaTTGTATGTGATGgctaaacccctttaagttctatcAGAGAGATACAAAATGGAGTTTATCATATATACAAAATAGGGGTGGGAATAGAATATTTTCCCAAGttgttttcaccttaaggacccttGCAGGTGAGTATTCCACaaaggtgcaatgcgtgatgcgaacgcattgtgcccgcacggaatctggacccattcatttcaatggggctgtgtacttgtgcgttgcgtgaaaatcgcagcatgttctatatgtttttcatgcaacactggccccatagtagtgaatggagctgcgtgaaaatcgcatcatatccgcaagcaagtgcggatgtgatgcatttttcactgatggttgctaagagatgttgtttgttaaccttcagtttttttatcacgcgcgtgcaaaatgcattaaatcacattgcccccacgcgataaaaactgaactgctaaacgcgatcgcagacaaaactgaatgactttgtttgcgaaatttttcactgaacgcatttgtAACGCATCAGGACCTAGTCCGCACACACTCGTTCacgcgaacgttttttttgcgttccatatatggGCTGTTGTTTTGAGTTCCGCATTACAgtctgtatacagaaccattcatttcaatggttccacaaaaaaaactgaatgtactccgtatgtattccgttccaagatataacatgtcctattattgcccgcaaatcaaattctgtggctctattcaagtcaatgggtcagcaaaaaactaaacaaacaaaaaaaatgttatgcccagatcaattttttctatgaaattactgtataggtCATACGAAAAAagggaatggaaccggaaacactactgaaacaatggcccgcaaaacactaaaaaggccttacggtcgtgtgaacaagcccttaacctGGGTTTTAGATTAGCTTGTGGCAATTGCTTTGTGTACTCTTCATGTTTGCCTGTTAGTTATTTTGGAAATTATGTTGATGTaggcctgctgtaggctgttcgggcatgctgggagttgtagttttgcaacagctggagggccgcaggttgagcatgcctgctgtaaatggtttgaagaaacgtttattcaaagtgaagctgccattgaacttcatctcaaggtcttgactcaagttattctttccaatccctcaattattccccctatttattgcttcagagcattggcgtacatagagaagcaaGGGcctcatagcaaggatcaaacccgGTCCCCCAAACAGGACAAAAGGGTTTCAGCCCAAAccattttcaatgacccttggcccatttttccactgcctcatttactaaaagttgttcctttggagggtagagtcctgaccaagtttttacctccAGTGGAAGCAGAGATAATCCTAACTAAGACTGGGCTCCTTCtttccctgggccccatagcagtcgcgtggtctgccactatggtagttacgcccctgcttcggagccaaagcctggggtccagccgtaggagcaccgtgacacataaagaaACAGATAGGCAGCACTATACTactcagcatttcctacacctgggacgcgacaGAGAGCCCTGGGGCATGACCGCCTGTTGCTGGGGCAGTGAACCACACAATGTCCTGCACCTTTAGAACAGCTAATGACaacaatgtcctattattgtccacattacagaaaagaacagtattgttctattaggtgccagctgttccgttccagctggatcaacttgcaggatgacaggccgaactggaaggacaaatgtcttttttcggccttatctaCTTATGTACCAAAATAAACGAATCCAGCTcctgtcgggttgtaataattcaattaagaattattaattatggtcataaaaataattaatcataaaaaatgtaatgtataaaatttgtcataaattcttaaaatcatgacctggtgaattgtagacaacctaattgatacaattcacatctgagtccgactatttcctcagataaataagttctttttgacgtgagatgacgttaatgataaaacatgtagttctgcattatacaataatacacaggtttataaaaatatgcagatttattggttacaagattataaacatatataagtaaataaacacaatgatacatgcaaatgaatatatatagcgttaatataaaggattacaagcttaacaatacatgtgagtggaaataacgtgtcacattataaccaagctattattaggttaggatatcaaagtaggaacataagttatatatattaCCGCTGTTCAGAGAAaatctcatgatatcaggatggacatgtctaatcctagacatcaatatggaatgctaaatacattccacccccctctaaccaactacacgtcacatgacttcaggcacgggcaaatccattcaaggatataacttagaagagataactgtatccttccgccccatcctggactattttcacacatatgactttggtaagactattaagacaaataacagggatctaggatcattgctagatcatatcttaaatgggaaggacttgaaacaattctttcctgtgggaatccatcacttagcttggcgaagaatgttctatctatctatatatatatatctaagcaattatttaatgctttgctcgattatgagtcttgattcttctgcaggtagaatgaagtctcacaatagcctaagactacatctcaatatggagatgatcaattaatttatttatttgccaatctagatggtataatttcacccacactatcaaattagtcttaataaaatgaaatatcattttctgtgtctcttaccaagtcctagtagaaatctcacttctgctcctaggaaagctgggtggtccatcatagcgcaactcactatggctttcatcttgatagacccctctaaagagcttaacttctatttcctctctttcttgtgtgtgtctgtttccctcctgtgtatggtttatgatcacaaacttagttagacacaccttcctagtttggagctttccaatcattgtcggatgggtgtgactattgataagaaatgacatcataaccttacccagaatgcacttttgctactgttgtaatgtcacctactcatacctaggtggcactgctgtgtaagctatttgcatcatagtataaagggttaacttatgtaattctgaataaaacgtattctatacattttgaccttaaaagctctaattcaaagctatagggattaattctaacacttgtagcaattagagacagacctctaggcgtctctctgaatgtttctcacactgtttatttgtgcatcataaataacttgaatctccttgttttctcacagagatatcagtacctcctcttgaCACACCAAAAGACGTGATTCatggttacaaaacacacatcttcacagacactcttttagagacaaagattctcctaatgagaaatatatatataatatactggatacatgttgtcttcataacatataccagtataatataatatatatcatatgttctactgattgtcttatgctaaggactaaggctcattaaatgaatacatacatattatatattttgcttcattaataaatgcctaattgtataggtaattatcaccagctgcatagagcttatctttatctcttgtcataaatttataagtagacaaggaggcctcttctcagactggtactttcatgagaagaataacactaaaaagcagAAACCTTTGTACGACCTTAatttggccttctcaagacatacaaaattgtaactatagtcgagcatggctcttaaagggaatgaacattcatcttgactagaatgaattggatatcaatgcatttacctatgaaaaggcacaacactcccactgacttagggctctttcacacttgcgttcttttcttccggcatagagttccgtcgtcggggctccatgccggaagaatcctgatcaggattatccccatgcattctgaatacagtgaaatccattcaggatgcatcaggatgtcttcagttccggaacggaacgttttttggccggagaaaatactgcagcatgctgcgctttttgctccggccaaaaatcctgagcacttgccgcaaggccggatccagaattaatgcccattgaaaggcattgatccggatccggccttaagctaaacgtcgtttcggcgcattgccggatccgacgtttggcttttttagagtggttaccatggctgccgggacgctaaagtcctggcagccatagtaaagtgtagcggggagcgggggagcagcatacttaccgcctgtgcggctcccggggcgctccagagtgacgtcagggcgccccacgtgcatggatgacgtgatcacatggcacgtcatccatgcgcatggggcgatctgacgtcactctggagcgccccgggagccgcgcggactgtaagtataccgctcccccgctccccactactactatggcaaccaggactttaatagcgtcctggctgccatagtaacactataagcattttgaagacggatccgtcttcaaatgctttcagcacacttgcgttgtggagtacacgccggatccagacaacgcaagtgtgaaagaggccttacaatgaTTTTAATGTTGGATCTGGTTTGCTGAACTTcgatttaatacaaccggatccagatGTATTAAATGAAACGGAAGCGTCTTATTCAGGTTTTTAGATCCTGTGCCGTATCTCAAAACCTGCATAAAAATAACGCTGATGTAaaagtaacttaaaggggtattcccatcacatacaatgggagcatatcgctacaAGGAGAATTGAGCTGGGAGAGCTGTGGccggaggaccctgggtttccgggggtccgtccaccaccaagcgctcctcCCATACAAGTGTATGGGAGCACACCGCACACGCGCGGCCTGTGCtcctattcatctctatggggtagacagaaatagcagagtcagcgctcggctattttcggcggccccattgaaatggagggcggctgcacatgcgcagtacaGCCTCCGTTAATATTGGTGCTCCGctctcgttgtaggtgcaggtcccagaggtgagacctgcacctatcacacaatgggggcacatcctagcgatatgtccgaTTGTATGTGATGgctaaacccctttaagttctatcagagacaaaatggagttgaTCATAAATACAAAATAGGGGTGGGAATAGAATATTTTCCCAAGttgttttcaccttaaggacccttgcagatgggcgagtattccgcgcaggtgcaatgcgtgatgcgaacgcattgtgcccgcacggaatctggacccattcatttcaatggggctgtgtacttgtgcgttgcgtgaaaatcgcagcatgttctatatgtttttcatgcaacactggccccatagaagtgaatggagctgcgtgaaaatcgcatcgcatccgcaagcaagtgcggatgtgatgcattttttcactgatggttgctaagagatgttgtttgttaaccttcagtttttttatcacgcgcgtgcaaaatgcattaaatcacattgcacccacgcgataaaaactgaactactAAACGCGAATGactttgtttgcgaaatcgcgcatttttcactgaacgcatttgtAACGCATCAGGACCTAGTCCGCACAcactcgttcacacgaacgttttttttgcgttccatatatggGCTGTTGTTTTCAGTTCCGCATTACAgtctgtatacagaaccattcatttcaatggttccacaaaaaaacaaaaactgaatgtactccgtatgtattccgttccaagatataacatgtcctattattgcccgcaaatcaaattctgtggctctattcaagtaaatgggtcagaaaaaaacaaaacaagaaaacaaaacaaaacaaaccacacatacggaatgtactccgtgtgttttccgtatccgttcttgcggaaccatctattgaaaattttatgcccagatcaattttttctatgaaattactgtatatgtcatacgaAAAAAgggaacggaaccggaaacactactgaaacaaaaaacataaaaactgaCCCGTTACAAACAGCCCGCAAAACACTAAAAAggccttacggtcgtgtgaacaagcccttaacctGGGTTTTAGATTATCTTGTGGCAATTGCTTTGTGTACTCTTCATGTTTGCCTGTTAGTTATTTTGGAAATTATGTTGATGTaggcctgctgtaggctgctcgagcatgctgggagttgtagttttgcaacagctggagggccgcaggttgagcatgcctgctgtaaatggtttgaagaaacgtttattcaaagtgaagctgccattgaactttaaCTTGAGTCAAGACCTTGAGATGTTCtttccaatccctcaattattccccctatttattgctttggagcagtggtgtacatagagaagcaaAGGcctcatagcaaggatcaaaccaggtccCCCAAACAGGACAAAAGGGTTTCAGCCCAAACCATTTTCAATGACGCTTggcccatttttccactgcctcatttactaaaagttgttcctttggagggtagagtcctgaccaagtttttacctccAGTGGAAgcagagataatcccaactaagactgggctccctcttgccctgggccccatagcagtcgcgtggtctgccactatggtagttatgcccctgcttcggagccaaagcctggggtccagccgtaggagcaccgtgacacataaagaaACAGATAGGcagcactacagggagtgcagaattattaggcaaatgagtattttgaccacatcatcctctttatgcatgttgtcttactccaagctgtataggctcgaaagcctactaccaattaagcatattaggtgatgtgcatctctgtaatgagaaggggtg
The genomic region above belongs to Bufo gargarizans isolate SCDJY-AF-19 chromosome 4, ASM1485885v1, whole genome shotgun sequence and contains:
- the LOC122936359 gene encoding cystatin-like, yielding MAVILYVCLFVASCLTPAIIGFGPIIGGYSKADPNRPDVQEASRFAVKEYNKVSNHAHIYRALSIVSAQTQVVAGTNYKLTMDIGRTRCRKNNVGDGGNGCDVANSKVSKVLTCKFVVFQSLPLPTSKFKLSKHECKSESED